The following are encoded in a window of Sminthopsis crassicaudata isolate SCR6 chromosome 3, ASM4859323v1, whole genome shotgun sequence genomic DNA:
- the UBE2J2 gene encoding ubiquitin-conjugating enzyme E2 J2 isoform X1, whose product MLSEPQRKMSNNSNKRAPTTATQRLKQDYLRIKKDPVPYICAEPLPSNILEWHYVVRGPEMTPYEGGYYHGKLIFPREFPFKPPSIYMITPNGRFKCNTRLCLSITDFHPDTWNPAWSVSTILTGLLSFMVEKGPTLGSIETSDYTKKQLAAQSLAFNLKDKVFCELFPDLVEEIKQKQKAQDELSSRPQPLPLPDVVPDGDTHHAQNGLQLLNGHVPMAGPNHAGLQQANRNHGLLGGALANLFVIVGFAAFAYTVKYVLRSIAQE is encoded by the exons ATGCTTTCAGAGCCTCAGAGAAAG ATGAGCAACAACAGTAATAAGAGAGCACCAACAACAGCAACCCAGAGGCTTAAACAAGACTACCTTCGAATTAAAAAAGACCCAGTGCCTTATATTTGTGCTGAACCCCTCCCTTCGAATATTCTGGAATG GCACTATGTTGTCCGAGGACCTGAGATGACTCCTTATGAAG GTGGCTATTATCATGGAAAACTAATTTTCCCCAGAGAATTTCCTTTTAAACCTCCTAGTATTTATATGATAACTCCCAATGGAAGATTTAAATGTAATACAAG GTTATGCCTTTCAATCACTGATTTCCACCCTGATACATGGAATCCAGCTTGGTCAGTCTCAACAATCTTGACGGGTCTGCTCAGCTTTATGGTGGAAAAGGGCCCCACATTGGGCAGCATAGAAACTTCAGACTACACA AAAAAACAACTTGCTGCACAGAGTTTGGCATTTAACTTAAAAGACAAAGTATTTTGTGAACTCTTTCCTGATTTGGTGGAG gagataaaacaaaaacagaaagcaCAAGATGAACTCAGTAGCCGACCCCAGCCTCTCCCGCTGCCAGACGTGGTCCCCGACGGGGATACTCACCACGCTCAGAACGGGCTCCAGCTGCTAAATGGGCACGTGCCGATGGCCGGCCCCAACCACGCGGGCCTGCAGCAGGCCAACCGCAACCACGGACTCTTGGGGGGTGCTCTGGCCAACCTCTTTGTCATAGTCGGCTTCGCCGCCTTTGCCTACACAGTCAAGTATGTCCTGAGAAGCATAGCTCAGGAATGA
- the UBE2J2 gene encoding ubiquitin-conjugating enzyme E2 J2 isoform X2 translates to MSNNSNKRAPTTATQRLKQDYLRIKKDPVPYICAEPLPSNILEWHYVVRGPEMTPYEGGYYHGKLIFPREFPFKPPSIYMITPNGRFKCNTRLCLSITDFHPDTWNPAWSVSTILTGLLSFMVEKGPTLGSIETSDYTKKQLAAQSLAFNLKDKVFCELFPDLVEEIKQKQKAQDELSSRPQPLPLPDVVPDGDTHHAQNGLQLLNGHVPMAGPNHAGLQQANRNHGLLGGALANLFVIVGFAAFAYTVKYVLRSIAQE, encoded by the exons ATGAGCAACAACAGTAATAAGAGAGCACCAACAACAGCAACCCAGAGGCTTAAACAAGACTACCTTCGAATTAAAAAAGACCCAGTGCCTTATATTTGTGCTGAACCCCTCCCTTCGAATATTCTGGAATG GCACTATGTTGTCCGAGGACCTGAGATGACTCCTTATGAAG GTGGCTATTATCATGGAAAACTAATTTTCCCCAGAGAATTTCCTTTTAAACCTCCTAGTATTTATATGATAACTCCCAATGGAAGATTTAAATGTAATACAAG GTTATGCCTTTCAATCACTGATTTCCACCCTGATACATGGAATCCAGCTTGGTCAGTCTCAACAATCTTGACGGGTCTGCTCAGCTTTATGGTGGAAAAGGGCCCCACATTGGGCAGCATAGAAACTTCAGACTACACA AAAAAACAACTTGCTGCACAGAGTTTGGCATTTAACTTAAAAGACAAAGTATTTTGTGAACTCTTTCCTGATTTGGTGGAG gagataaaacaaaaacagaaagcaCAAGATGAACTCAGTAGCCGACCCCAGCCTCTCCCGCTGCCAGACGTGGTCCCCGACGGGGATACTCACCACGCTCAGAACGGGCTCCAGCTGCTAAATGGGCACGTGCCGATGGCCGGCCCCAACCACGCGGGCCTGCAGCAGGCCAACCGCAACCACGGACTCTTGGGGGGTGCTCTGGCCAACCTCTTTGTCATAGTCGGCTTCGCCGCCTTTGCCTACACAGTCAAGTATGTCCTGAGAAGCATAGCTCAGGAATGA